GCGTCACCTCGATCGCGAAGGAGATCGGCGCGCCCATCAGCGTCGACTCGATCCTCGATGAGGTGACGGCTTCGATCGCCGAATGTCTCGACGATCCGATCCCGCCGTCACCCGGTCACACCGCCGACGTGCTCGACTCGACATCCCCCACACCCTCGACCGTAGGAACTCTGCAGTGACTGCCACACCGTCCACCCCGTCCCCCGCCGACGCCCCGAGCGGCCGCAAACTGCTCCGTCTCGAGGTCCGCAACGCGCAGACCCCCATCGAACGCAAGCCCAAGTGGATCAAGACCAAGGCGACGATGGGCCCGGAGTACACCGAGCTCAAGTCGCTGGTGAAGGGTGAAGGTCTGCACACCGTGTGCGAGGAGGCCGGCTGCCCCAACATCTACGAGTGCTGGGAAGACCGCGAGGCCACCTTCCTCATCGGAGGTGAGCAGTGCACCCGACGCTGCGACTTCTGCCAGATCGACACGGGCAAGCCCTCCGCGCTCGACCGCGACGAGCCCCGTCGCGTGGCCGAGTCGGTCCGGTCGATGGGATTGCGCTACTCGACGATCACCGGCGTCGCACGCGACGACCTTCCCGACGAGGGCGCATGGCTGTACGCGGAGACCGTCCGCAAGATTCACGAACTGAACCCCGGCACGGGCGTCGAGAATCTGATCCCCGACTTCCACGCCAAGCCCGACCTGCTCGCCGAGGTCTTCGAGTCTCGCCCCGAGGTCCTCGCCCACAACGTGGAGACCGTGCCGCGCATCTTCAAGCGGATCCGCCCCGCCTTCCGTTACGAGCGGTCACTCGACGTGATCACCCAGGCGCGCGACTTCGGCCTGGTCACCAAGTCGAACCTGATCCTCGGCATGGGCGAGACACCGGAGGAGATCCAAGAATCGCTTCGCGACCTGCACGAAGCAGGCTGCGACATCGTGACGATCACCCAATACCTGCGCCCGTCGCCACGACACCACCCGGTGGAGCGCTGGGTGAAGCCCGAAGAGTTCGTCGAGCACTCGCAGTACGCGGAAGAGCTCGGTTTCGCCGGCGTGATGGCCGGACCACTCGTCCGCTCGTCCTACCGCGCCGGACGCCTCTACTCGCAGGCCATGGCACGCCACGGGCGCGAACTCGCGCCGGAACTCGCACACCTCGCCTCCGAGGGATCGGCGGCACAGGAAGCGTCGTCCGTCCTCGCTCGGATGTCGCGCTGACCGCGCGACGTATCCCGCATCGAGACCTTTAGACTGGTAGGCATGGCGAAGGCGCAAGACAAGAGCAAAGAGGCGAAGGCCGCAGCGAAGGCCGCCCGCAAGGCGGCCAGCAAGGAACGCCGTCAGCAAATCTGGCAGGCGTTCCAGATGCAGCGCAAGGAGGACAAGGCCCTCATTCCGCTGATGGCGGCAGTGATCCTCGGCGTGACGGCGATCTTCGTCGTTCTGAGCCTCTTCGCATTCGGGCCGCTGTGGATGATGATCCCGCTCGGCCTGATCCTCGGTGTGCTGCTGTCGTTCATCCTGTTCGGCCGCCGCGTCCAGAAGACCGTGTACAAGAAGGCCGACGGACAGCCGGGCGCCGCCGGATGGGCGCTGGGCAACATCCGCGGCCAGTGGCGAGTGCAGCAGGCCGTCGCCGGAACATCTCACCTCGACGCAGTGCACCGCGTGATCGGCAAGCCGGGCGTGATCCTCGTGGCCGAAGGCCAGGCCAGCCGCGTGAAGCCGCTGATGTCGCAGGAGAAGAAGAAGGTCGCTCGCGTCGTCGGCGACACTCCCGTCTACGAGGTCATGGTCGGAGACGGCGAGGGCGAAGTCCCGCTCGCGAAGCTGGAACGCTACATCCGCAAGCTGCCGAACAACATCGACCGCAATCGCATGGAAGCCGTGGACGGTCGTCTGTCGGCGCTCAAGGCGAAGGGCGGCGCCGGCGCCGCGCTACCCAAGGGACCGATGCCTCAAGGCGCCAAGATGCGCAGCGCTGCACGTACCGTTCGTCGTCGCTGACCTTCGAGCTCAAGGCATTTCCTCGCTTCAGACCGAAAGGCGAGGCGAAGCAGTTTCCTCGGCAGTCCTCGCGGGCTCGCCTAGCGGCTCGCGCGCAGCGGAGGGCTCCGAAACTGTTTCGCCTCGCCTTCTTCGTTGGTCTGTCCCTGCTTCCTGCTCGTTGCGTGTCGAAGCGTCGTGACAAGTGATCAGACCCGGTACCAGCGCGCGGCGTTGGACCAGAGCACGTCGTCGATGAGGTCGTCGCCGACCGCTTCACGAACGAGGTCGAGATCGGTGTCGAGGAATGGCCGCGGGGCACGTGTCGACGGCAGGTCGGTTCCGACCATCAGCGCTCCGGGATCCACGTCTACGATCGCCCGCATCGCGGCCACCGGGTCGAGTTCGATGCGACCGAACCCGGTGGCTTTCACTCGGACTCCGGCCCCCACCAGCCGCAGCAGGTCTGTGAACCCGTCTGCCGACAGTCCAAGGTGGTCGATGCTGATCGCCGGAAGCCTGCGAAGCATCGGCGCGAGCGCGGCGAGGTCGTTCGAATCGATGTAGAGCTCGCTGTGCCAGC
This genomic window from Gordonia sp. PDNC005 contains:
- the lipA gene encoding lipoyl synthase, whose translation is MTATPSTPSPADAPSGRKLLRLEVRNAQTPIERKPKWIKTKATMGPEYTELKSLVKGEGLHTVCEEAGCPNIYECWEDREATFLIGGEQCTRRCDFCQIDTGKPSALDRDEPRRVAESVRSMGLRYSTITGVARDDLPDEGAWLYAETVRKIHELNPGTGVENLIPDFHAKPDLLAEVFESRPEVLAHNVETVPRIFKRIRPAFRYERSLDVITQARDFGLVTKSNLILGMGETPEEIQESLRDLHEAGCDIVTITQYLRPSPRHHPVERWVKPEEFVEHSQYAEELGFAGVMAGPLVRSSYRAGRLYSQAMARHGRELAPELAHLASEGSAAQEASSVLARMSR
- a CDS encoding DUF4191 domain-containing protein, which codes for MAKAQDKSKEAKAAAKAARKAASKERRQQIWQAFQMQRKEDKALIPLMAAVILGVTAIFVVLSLFAFGPLWMMIPLGLILGVLLSFILFGRRVQKTVYKKADGQPGAAGWALGNIRGQWRVQQAVAGTSHLDAVHRVIGKPGVILVAEGQASRVKPLMSQEKKKVARVVGDTPVYEVMVGDGEGEVPLAKLERYIRKLPNNIDRNRMEAVDGRLSALKAKGGAGAALPKGPMPQGAKMRSAARTVRRR
- a CDS encoding amidohydrolase family protein, which gives rise to MTRRLFDAHLHIVDPRFPLVENNGYLPPAFTAADYASRVRDLGVRGGAVVSGSFQAFDQTYLLDALATLPGCFVGVTQIPADTPDDRIAELDGLGVRAVRFNVRRGGSASLDELESLACRVHDLVGWHSELYIDSNDLAALAPMLRRLPAISIDHLGLSADGFTDLLRLVGAGVRVKATGFGRIELDPVAAMRAIVDVDPGALMVGTDLPSTRAPRPFLDTDLDLVREAVGDDLIDDVLWSNAARWYRV